One stretch of Oxobacter pfennigii DNA includes these proteins:
- a CDS encoding cellulose binding domain-containing protein: protein MKKIIFALLLVLTMATSLVAGTLAMYTTSIDNLADGSVVAKEFVFVGSGTDSFQHGIKIAPTETVRWQFKVKNYENHIITETDLYYKLTFNVNASAGKKTIQPLVVNVKDSGGNILNSVAGIGTFDVIGSFPLSESGQERDYTIEIYWPGDKNTDINYAGSNFGTTINVDAVASQLPFDGSNPGNENPNEESEISVRYETTAPWQNGQSGINEFEYKVTITNNSDEAIEDWEIAFSLPADRITRAWSNARMVSGLPEGSYKFINPGYNNVATDDILPGQSVSFRGPAIGNGTEAIRNISVGGSNMAPSSNVDLTYEFGKSSLN from the coding sequence ATGAAAAAGATTATATTTGCTTTACTGTTGGTTTTAACAATGGCGACCTCATTAGTTGCCGGAACCCTTGCAATGTATACGACTTCAATTGATAATCTGGCAGATGGAAGTGTTGTGGCTAAAGAATTTGTATTTGTCGGCAGCGGAACAGATTCTTTTCAGCATGGCATAAAAATTGCACCTACGGAGACCGTAAGATGGCAATTTAAAGTTAAGAACTATGAAAATCATATCATCACTGAAACGGATTTATATTACAAGCTTACTTTTAATGTGAATGCTTCAGCCGGTAAAAAAACTATACAACCCTTAGTTGTTAATGTTAAGGATTCCGGTGGAAATATACTGAACAGTGTTGCCGGCATAGGTACTTTTGACGTCATTGGCTCTTTCCCTCTTTCGGAAAGCGGTCAGGAGAGGGATTATACCATTGAAATATATTGGCCGGGAGACAAAAACACAGATATCAATTATGCAGGCAGTAATTTTGGAACAACTATTAATGTTGATGCCGTGGCATCACAGCTTCCATTTGACGGCAGCAATCCGGGTAACGAAAATCCCAATGAAGAAAGTGAAATAAGCGTCCGATATGAAACAACGGCTCCGTGGCAAAATGGTCAAAGCGGTATTAATGAATTTGAATATAAGGTGACCATTACCAATAATTCGGATGAGGCCATCGAAGATTGGGAAATTGCCTTTTCACTGCCGGCAGACAGGATTACCCGGGCATGGAGCAATGCCAGGATGGTATCCGGATTGCCGGAAGGCTCTTATAAATTCATAAACCCTGGATACAACAATGTGGCAACAGATGATATTCTGCCCGGACAGAGCGTATCCTTCAGGGGGCCGGCCATCGGCAATGGAACTGAAGCCATAAGAAATATAAGCGTTGGCGGCAGCAATATGGCTCCCAGCAGCAATGTTGATTTAACTTATGAATTTGGCAAATCTTCGCTGAATTAA
- a CDS encoding signal peptidase I, which translates to MLQTKFTTQEQIEAMRKEIMAEKERQSGRGGKRSPGRNKLVFKIFGWIAFLSVVLSLTTAIVYVNIAKTRGEIPGILGFHLFVVESGSMEPTFNIGSVILCRKAKNPDNLKTNDVVTFKNLSGYIVTHRIVEVVTDENRGIAYRTKGDNPRNSTDRELLTPDRVLAVFIGKIPLT; encoded by the coding sequence ATGTTGCAGACTAAGTTTACTACACAGGAACAAATCGAAGCAATGCGAAAAGAGATAATGGCGGAAAAGGAAAGACAATCCGGCAGAGGCGGCAAGCGGAGTCCGGGAAGAAATAAACTTGTTTTTAAAATATTCGGCTGGATTGCATTCCTCTCCGTGGTTCTGTCACTTACGACAGCTATTGTATATGTCAATATTGCTAAGACCAGGGGAGAAATTCCCGGGATTTTAGGTTTTCATCTTTTTGTCGTGGAATCAGGCAGCATGGAGCCGACTTTTAATATCGGTTCGGTAATTTTGTGCCGTAAGGCAAAAAACCCTGATAACCTTAAAACAAATGATGTAGTAACATTTAAAAATCTTTCAGGATATATCGTTACTCACAGAATTGTCGAGGTTGTAACTGATGAAAATAGAGGCATTGCATACCGCACAAAAGGAGATAATCCCCGGAATTCTACAGACCGGGAGCTACTTACTCCTGACAGAGTATTGGCGGTATTTATAGGGAAAATCCCTTTAACATAG
- a CDS encoding type II toxin-antitoxin system RelB/DinJ family antitoxin, with protein MADTTNITIRMDVELKKQAEQLFNELGMNMTTAFNIFLRQAVRQQRIPFDITLEIPNAETMSAFEEVERMKKDPTLGKTYTDVDGMMKELLT; from the coding sequence ATGGCCGATACGACGAATATAACCATCCGAATGGACGTCGAGCTTAAAAAACAGGCTGAACAGCTTTTTAACGAGCTTGGGATGAACATGACGACGGCCTTTAATATTTTCCTGCGACAGGCCGTCCGTCAGCAGCGCATTCCCTTTGACATTACTCTTGAAATTCCTAACGCCGAGACGATGTCGGCATTTGAGGAAGTGGAACGAATGAAGAAAGACCCAACTCTCGGCAAAACCTATACGGATGTTGACGGGATGATGAAGGAGCTTTTGACTTGA
- a CDS encoding ABC transporter ATP-binding protein has protein sequence MTDKKTVLEVKNLSVSFKMYDKGLEQKDLEVITNLNISVKEGEVLAIAGSSGSGKSLLAHAVLGILPNNAKVAGEMLYCGKPLTSNLQKKLRGKELALVPQSVEYLDPLMRVGKQVAGVDGSIDKQREVFKKYNLSEAVERLFPFQLSGGMARRVLVSTAVIGNAKLIIADEPTPGLSKEMAKMAMSHFRELADEGCAVLLITHDIDLALSYADRIAVFYAGTTVEVASVEDFAKGPDALRHPYTKALWEAIPQNGFKPIKGIQPYAGALPDGCLFGPRCLMKTEACEKKIPMRELRGGEVCCIHAT, from the coding sequence ATGACTGATAAAAAAACTGTATTGGAAGTTAAAAATCTCTCTGTATCTTTCAAAATGTACGATAAAGGCCTTGAACAAAAGGATCTTGAGGTAATAACAAATTTAAATATTTCCGTCAAGGAAGGTGAGGTTTTGGCAATCGCCGGCTCCTCCGGTTCGGGTAAAAGCTTATTAGCTCATGCTGTTCTAGGAATTTTACCAAACAATGCAAAGGTCGCAGGAGAAATGCTCTATTGCGGGAAACCTCTAACAAGTAATCTTCAAAAGAAACTGCGGGGAAAAGAGCTTGCTTTGGTTCCTCAATCCGTAGAATATCTTGATCCTTTGATGCGGGTGGGAAAGCAGGTTGCAGGTGTTGACGGCAGCATAGATAAACAAAGAGAAGTCTTTAAAAAGTATAATCTCTCTGAGGCAGTTGAAAGGTTGTTTCCATTTCAGCTCTCCGGAGGCATGGCAAGAAGGGTGCTGGTATCCACGGCAGTCATAGGCAATGCAAAACTTATTATTGCCGATGAACCTACACCGGGTTTGAGCAAAGAGATGGCTAAGATGGCTATGAGCCATTTTCGTGAGCTGGCCGATGAAGGCTGTGCTGTTTTGCTTATAACCCATGATATTGATTTGGCGCTGTCCTATGCTGACAGGATTGCGGTTTTTTATGCGGGAACAACGGTAGAAGTTGCATCCGTTGAAGACTTTGCCAAAGGCCCCGATGCTTTGAGGCACCCGTATACAAAGGCATTATGGGAAGCTATCCCTCAAAATGGCTTTAAACCAATAAAAGGGATTCAGCCCTATGCAGGTGCATTGCCTGACGGTTGTCTTTTCGGACCGCGATGCTTGATGAAGACAGAGGCTTGCGAAAAAAAGATTCCCATGAGGGAACTTAGAGGCGGGGAGGTTTGCTGCATTCATGCTACTTGA
- a CDS encoding peptidase S24: MIYRSSYFKKELRQAYTGNKTGNNRKIIFAIFLGFISFALYFLLQTLQESVLSDVVPEIMQPSFFSTLYIYIHISFFLNAVYFIVYYDYLFFSEIRKNSWYLLVQMGYNPVSMIFSKFFALLLSVVLIYTIGFMSIILLTVFLKYSFILAYMPSLYIAGLTDLILISIFTMAVSLYVKTIINARYFIFFSAVFIIVLKTVLGYYPVLSNRVAMQNIYNLFDISRSVFLPVAAVMIIASVLVCVIRARNVAKYYNILDYDLNLPADTEIVYKDKRAKKWRLAGGGEKSLKQRKAFDTAVTVFLIVFICTLLFFNVFIILINASTPGSEVTIRGVIPFVFKSDTMEPEIMLNDLAYFKKIDTQYEVSVGEIIIFKQNNVIYVERIIEKNENNLKVDIDNYPPMSQAGAMIKTVLREAVIGVFAGRNRWLGALILFANTIFGRLLFLLVPTILLFYYKQIIDFYQRRSR, from the coding sequence ATGATTTACAGAAGCAGTTATTTTAAAAAAGAGCTCCGTCAGGCATATACGGGAAATAAAACCGGTAACAATAGGAAAATAATATTTGCTATTTTTCTGGGATTTATCTCATTCGCACTTTATTTTCTGCTTCAAACACTGCAGGAAAGCGTGCTTTCCGATGTAGTCCCGGAAATAATGCAGCCCAGTTTCTTTTCAACGCTTTATATTTACATTCATATATCCTTTTTTCTGAATGCGGTGTATTTCATTGTGTATTATGATTACCTTTTCTTCTCCGAAATAAGAAAAAACTCATGGTACCTGCTGGTGCAAATGGGATATAATCCTGTGTCTATGATTTTTTCCAAGTTTTTTGCCCTGCTTCTTTCTGTTGTATTAATATATACTATTGGCTTTATGTCCATAATATTGCTTACCGTTTTTCTAAAATACAGTTTTATACTTGCATATATGCCTTCTCTCTATATAGCCGGGCTTACGGACTTAATACTCATAAGCATATTTACTATGGCAGTCTCCCTTTATGTAAAAACTATTATTAATGCCCGGTATTTCATATTTTTTTCAGCGGTTTTCATTATAGTACTTAAAACAGTATTGGGATACTATCCCGTGCTGTCTAACCGGGTAGCAATGCAGAATATATATAATCTCTTTGATATCAGCCGCTCTGTGTTTTTACCTGTTGCCGCAGTCATGATAATTGCCTCTGTCCTGGTATGCGTCATAAGAGCCAGGAATGTAGCAAAATATTATAATATACTCGATTATGACCTCAATTTACCCGCAGATACCGAAATTGTATATAAAGACAAAAGAGCGAAAAAATGGAGACTTGCCGGCGGCGGTGAAAAGTCTTTGAAGCAAAGAAAAGCCTTTGATACCGCAGTTACTGTTTTCTTGATAGTTTTTATTTGCACCCTATTGTTTTTTAATGTGTTCATTATTTTGATCAATGCATCCACCCCCGGCAGCGAGGTTACAATACGGGGGGTAATTCCCTTTGTTTTCAAATCCGATACAATGGAGCCGGAAATCATGCTGAATGATCTTGCTTACTTCAAAAAAATCGATACTCAATATGAAGTCAGCGTAGGAGAGATAATTATTTTTAAGCAAAATAATGTAATTTACGTTGAGAGAATCATTGAAAAAAATGAAAATAATCTCAAGGTGGATATAGATAATTATCCGCCCATGTCCCAAGCCGGGGCTATGATAAAAACCGTATTAAGAGAAGCTGTAATCGGCGTGTTCGCTGGAAGAAACCGGTGGCTGGGAGCATTGATACTTTTTGCCAACACAATTTTTGGAAGATTGCTGTTTTTATTGGTGCCAACTATATTGCTGTTTTATTACAAGCAAATCATTGACTTTTATCAGAGAAGAAGCAGATAA
- a CDS encoding TolB family protein — MNLRRFTCLLLIVFSFIYTASCTQRKQSPQKSEEKSEEGSKGYVVFLNSEPSKGNMLYNAEVTGKNKKKAYEEDMYGATAKGEKIAFFSIEGEKQLLNMINADGSGLKTINGNITVLNNFVSWSPDGKKIAFSSRQALDKSNEIYYCQAVADSTPIKVTDDLSEDENPKFSSDGKLIIFIKNQDDNFDIYKYEIAAMTATNLSNNSANDISPVMTPDGTRIIFLSDEKEKGKYNLYMMDIDGSNRKELTAGLNIARETVKISPDSSMISFIAINEKLNKTVHIIDMNKNTMMIADDVYMAAWADDSKKLYYATFDSENRKIVEYDVESRTMKEIIKMEYKPGQEGAGIKLLHFTSKIKGE, encoded by the coding sequence ATGAACTTAAGAAGATTTACATGCTTGTTATTGATAGTATTTTCGTTTATATATACGGCATCATGCACTCAAAGAAAACAAAGCCCCCAGAAATCTGAGGAGAAAAGCGAAGAAGGCAGCAAGGGTTATGTGGTGTTCTTAAATTCAGAGCCTTCAAAAGGCAATATGCTTTATAATGCCGAGGTTACGGGCAAGAATAAAAAGAAAGCATATGAAGAGGATATGTACGGTGCCACTGCTAAGGGAGAGAAGATAGCTTTTTTTTCTATTGAAGGTGAAAAACAACTCCTCAATATGATTAATGCCGATGGCAGTGGGCTTAAGACTATAAATGGAAATATAACCGTTCTGAATAATTTCGTGTCCTGGTCTCCCGACGGAAAGAAAATCGCCTTTTCCTCCAGGCAAGCTCTGGATAAATCCAATGAAATTTATTATTGCCAGGCTGTGGCGGACAGCACGCCTATCAAGGTAACCGACGATTTAAGCGAAGATGAGAATCCTAAGTTCAGCAGTGACGGAAAGCTTATTATATTCATTAAGAACCAGGATGACAATTTTGATATTTATAAATATGAAATTGCAGCTATGACCGCAACAAACCTGTCAAACAACAGTGCCAATGATATTTCTCCGGTAATGACTCCGGATGGAACAAGGATTATTTTTTTAAGCGATGAAAAGGAAAAGGGCAAGTATAACCTTTATATGATGGACATCGACGGCTCAAACAGGAAAGAATTGACCGCGGGCTTGAACATCGCAAGGGAAACCGTTAAAATCTCGCCTGACAGCAGCATGATTTCCTTTATTGCAATCAATGAGAAACTGAATAAAACGGTGCACATCATAGATATGAACAAGAACACCATGATGATAGCCGATGATGTATATATGGCAGCATGGGCGGATGACAGCAAGAAATTATACTATGCCACCTTTGATTCGGAAAACAGAAAGATAGTTGAGTATGACGTTGAAAGCAGGACTATGAAAGAAATCATTAAAATGGAATATAAACCCGGCCAGGAAGGTGCCGGTATTAAGTTATTGCACTTTACAAGCAAAATTAAAGGAGAATAA
- a CDS encoding ABC transporter ATP-binding protein: MLLEAKNISFGYSPDNIIINSVNFGVDKGERVALVGPSGCGKSTLSQLLAGYLEPISGQILFEGKPLPQKGYCPVQLIYQHPEKAVNPRWKLGQTLNEAWTPDDSFLSDMGIEKEWLNRYPTELSGGELQRFCIARALGPGTKFIIADEMSTMLDMITQAQIWELMLKIIQKRNLGLLVITHSLDLAQRICSRVVNFEEL, translated from the coding sequence ATGCTACTTGAAGCTAAAAATATAAGTTTTGGTTACAGTCCGGACAATATAATTATAAATAGTGTTAATTTCGGTGTTGATAAAGGCGAGCGAGTGGCTCTGGTAGGGCCGTCAGGCTGCGGAAAAAGCACCCTCTCCCAGCTTCTTGCGGGATACCTGGAGCCTATTTCAGGACAAATCCTTTTTGAGGGAAAACCATTGCCCCAAAAGGGCTATTGCCCGGTGCAGCTTATATACCAGCATCCCGAAAAAGCAGTAAATCCCAGGTGGAAATTGGGACAGACATTAAACGAAGCCTGGACTCCTGATGATTCTTTTCTTAGTGACATGGGAATAGAAAAAGAATGGCTTAACCGCTATCCAACCGAATTATCCGGCGGGGAGCTGCAGCGCTTTTGCATCGCAAGAGCATTGGGACCCGGGACTAAATTCATCATAGCAGATGAAATGAGCACCATGCTTGATATGATAACTCAAGCGCAGATTTGGGAGCTCATGTTAAAAATTATCCAAAAAAGAAATTTGGGCCTCTTGGTCATAACCCACAGCCTTGACCTGGCACAGCGCATTTGTTCAAGAGTAGTCAACTTTGAGGAGCTTTGA
- a CDS encoding lactate/malate family dehydrogenase, which translates to MYFYKHKDCILASLTERKNFNSITEAEASQYNGILYVLNEMEPLKSRRSFCITSPSHVFLQKEGLELLKKSYSYKNSLPHWLEEKINKRMVTSLNTLYPDWEDVLDFTHPKKWRINVAGLGDVGGILATGLKLLGGKNISALGLYDINEHKIRRWCMEIGQIALPSYKPSPEILPLKDEELFDCDMFVYCVSKGVPPADSEIKDVRMYQYESNSKIIKTYAKMARNNKFKGTFAVVSDPVDLLCNAVFKESNCTDKGMADFKGLAPEQIRGFGLGVMHARAAYYSREQQETLHYEKEGRVFGPHGEGLVVSDSIKKYNHELSIMLTKKTINANMKIRETGFKPYAAPALSSGSLPIIATITGKWHYSAVFLGGVFMGCKNRLIASGTEIETLDIPELLWQRLKNTYNNLSNSI; encoded by the coding sequence ACTGTATTTTAGCTTCCTTAACCGAGAGGAAAAATTTTAATAGCATAACGGAAGCAGAGGCTTCTCAGTATAACGGCATCCTTTATGTATTGAATGAAATGGAACCCTTAAAATCAAGAAGAAGCTTTTGCATTACGTCTCCATCCCATGTATTTTTGCAGAAGGAAGGTTTGGAACTTCTTAAAAAAAGTTATAGCTATAAAAATTCCCTTCCGCATTGGCTGGAAGAAAAAATAAATAAAAGAATGGTTACGTCCTTAAACACCTTGTACCCTGACTGGGAAGATGTTCTTGATTTCACCCATCCTAAAAAATGGAGAATAAATGTGGCCGGCTTAGGAGATGTAGGCGGCATTTTAGCGACGGGATTAAAGCTCCTTGGCGGAAAAAACATATCTGCCCTAGGCTTATATGACATCAATGAACATAAAATAAGGCGCTGGTGTATGGAGATTGGGCAGATAGCACTGCCATCTTATAAGCCATCTCCTGAAATATTGCCGTTAAAGGATGAAGAATTATTTGATTGCGATATGTTTGTATATTGTGTTTCAAAGGGTGTTCCTCCTGCTGACAGTGAAATTAAAGATGTCAGAATGTATCAATATGAAAGCAACTCAAAAATAATAAAAACCTATGCAAAAATGGCAAGAAATAATAAATTCAAAGGAACCTTTGCTGTTGTGTCAGACCCGGTGGACCTTTTGTGCAATGCAGTTTTTAAAGAAAGCAACTGTACTGATAAAGGAATGGCAGACTTTAAAGGTTTAGCTCCGGAACAGATAAGAGGCTTCGGCTTAGGTGTAATGCATGCCCGGGCAGCATATTATTCAAGGGAGCAGCAGGAAACCCTTCATTATGAAAAGGAAGGCAGGGTTTTCGGCCCTCATGGTGAAGGTCTTGTTGTTTCTGACAGCATTAAAAAATATAATCATGAGCTTTCAATAATGCTCACCAAAAAAACAATCAACGCAAATATGAAAATCCGTGAAACGGGATTTAAACCTTATGCAGCCCCTGCATTGTCCTCAGGCTCCCTTCCCATTATAGCAACCATAACGGGAAAATGGCATTACAGCGCCGTTTTTTTAGGCGGAGTATTCATGGGGTGCAAAAACAGGCTCATTGCTTCCGGTACCGAAATCGAAACCCTGGATATACCGGAATTGCTGTGGCAAAGGCTTAAAAATACCTATAATAATTTAAGCAATTCAATATAG